In Bacteroidales bacterium, a single window of DNA contains:
- a CDS encoding DUF2846 domain-containing protein produces the protein MRKNIFILFGICALIISSCSPKVSTSISKTYDKLNSTEPIVVFGVDDAAPSNAEILGNLKIGESGLTVNCEFESVLALATDEARKIGGNAIKLTEHNTPSALGSSCHRIKADILRIDNIETFISTESSKDTSISDEYAVLHIYRQGGAGALVGYDLYLGDNVICRVKNKWRETIIIREEGRNTLWARTEAKAELPINIQFGKEYYIRCSITMGAFVGHPKIELVDSSVGKLEIKSIPIQ, from the coding sequence ATGAGAAAAAACATTTTTATTTTATTCGGTATCTGTGCCCTAATAATTAGTTCCTGTTCACCGAAAGTATCAACAAGTATAAGTAAAACTTATGACAAATTAAATTCTACAGAACCAATTGTTGTTTTTGGTGTTGATGATGCGGCACCTTCAAATGCAGAAATTTTGGGAAATTTAAAAATTGGCGAATCAGGATTAACTGTAAATTGTGAGTTTGAATCTGTGCTTGCTTTAGCAACAGATGAGGCAAGAAAAATTGGCGGAAATGCTATTAAATTAACTGAACATAATACGCCGAGTGCGCTTGGAAGTTCTTGTCACAGGATTAAAGCCGATATTTTACGAATTGACAATATAGAAACTTTCATAAGTACGGAAAGTTCCAAAGATACATCAATTAGTGATGAATATGCAGTACTGCATATTTATAGACAAGGAGGTGCAGGTGCTTTAGTTGGCTATGATTTGTATTTGGGCGATAATGTAATATGCAGGGTAAAAAATAAATGGAGGGAAACAATCATTATTAGAGAAGAAGGAAGAAATACTTTATGGGCAAGAACAGAGGCAAAAGCCGAATTACCCATCAACATCCAGTTCGGAAAAGAATATTATATCCGATGTAGTATTACAATGGGTGCATTCGTTGGTCATCCCAAAATTGAACTTGTTGATAGCTCTGTTGGAAAGTTAGAAATTAAATCTATACCCATTCAATAG
- a CDS encoding gliding motility lipoprotein GldH, translating to MKNSKIYIFIFLIAICLSACNKKYVTDKYYSIPKEGWSYFDTLDYQFSIDDTDAIYSVFLNVIHNDDYKYRNLFLFMHRLNPDSSLFCDTVQLILSTPEGTLLGKGIGETKEAKFLLGNNIKFPEQGNYSLQLIHGMRDEYIFGIEKVGFIISK from the coding sequence ATGAAAAACAGCAAAATATATATCTTCATTTTTCTGATAGCAATCTGTTTATCGGCGTGCAATAAAAAGTATGTAACTGATAAATATTATTCTATTCCGAAGGAAGGCTGGAGTTATTTTGATACTTTGGATTATCAGTTTAGTATTGATGATACTGACGCTATTTATTCTGTTTTTCTGAATGTTATACATAATGATGATTACAAATACAGAAATTTATTTTTGTTTATGCATCGCCTTAATCCCGATTCGTCTTTGTTTTGTGATACGGTTCAATTGATACTCAGTACTCCGGAAGGAACACTTCTGGGTAAAGGAATAGGCGAAACTAAGGAAGCGAAATTCCTGTTGGGCAATAATATAAAATTTCCTGAGCAAGGTAATTATTCGTTACAACTCATTCACGGTATGAGGGATGAGTATATTTTCGGCATAGAAAAAGTGGGCTTTATTATTTCTAAATAG
- the ccsA gene encoding cytochrome c biogenesis protein CcsA yields MNKSSLSKIFSFGFLIIMLIILAVATFVEKVKGTPFVSSNIYGSWWFVGIWFIIVACGLLFILKRKMYKRPVTFLLHLSFIVILTGAFLTFTTSLEGKIHLREGKSENSFISKKNNSLHKLPFDITLSKFEVEYYPGTQAPYDYISKIKIENNGETIEGMVSMNKVFSNKGYRFYQASYDRDMQGSTLMIKSDKYGLPVTYTGYFLLFISMIGYFFVPGTTFRKLLNHPALKQSATVLLLIFGSITAGIAQPKTIPEESAKKLGEIQILYRDRICPMQTFAKDFTQKLYGKSSYQSLSPEQVLAGWLFFPNEWKDEPVIKVKNKAVQQYLDLESKYASFSDFFIDGKIYKLATPLQRIRIGEDVEGAKDFIAADEKIQLIFMLQMETLLKVFPQNISEGELIWYSPSDDIPVNIPENKRLLIQGSFSLLKEYAQEESWHDLNHTLEKLSIFQRRSAGKLLLSPQKVSAERVYNSCNVVKPIAFINLFIGIFALIYFFRRENKNNINRKDKIISQILNIILIINGLVILLMISLRGYISGRIPLGNGFETLQFLSICIMLLAIIFRKKMFLSIPFGFIFSALVLLVSMMGSANPQITQLQPVLISPLLSIHVSLIMISYTLFAFIAFNAIASFISVISSKQNNIANVNHRMLQLSVFSRILLYPALFLLAAGIFVGAIWAEVSWGTYWSWDPKETWALITMIIYALPIHNKSLPLFNRPFFFHFYSLSALLVVLMTYFGVNYILGGMHSYGGDMGMNVMLIIGVILVIFVALPLWAYLKYRKMKITC; encoded by the coding sequence GGATCTTGGTGGTTTGTCGGAATCTGGTTTATTATTGTTGCCTGCGGACTGCTTTTTATTCTGAAAAGAAAAATGTATAAACGCCCTGTTACATTTTTACTACATCTTTCATTTATTGTTATACTAACCGGCGCCTTTCTCACTTTCACAACTTCTTTAGAAGGAAAAATACATTTACGGGAAGGGAAATCAGAAAATTCTTTCATTAGCAAGAAAAATAACAGTTTGCACAAACTTCCTTTCGATATTACACTTTCCAAGTTTGAAGTAGAATATTATCCGGGCACACAAGCTCCTTATGATTATATCAGTAAAATAAAAATTGAGAATAATGGAGAAACAATCGAAGGAATGGTTTCAATGAATAAAGTTTTTTCAAATAAGGGTTATCGTTTTTATCAGGCTTCTTACGACAGGGATATGCAAGGTTCTACATTGATGATAAAATCAGACAAATACGGACTTCCTGTTACATATACCGGTTATTTTTTACTGTTTATTTCGATGATAGGATATTTCTTCGTTCCCGGAACAACATTCAGAAAATTATTAAATCATCCGGCATTAAAACAATCGGCAACGGTTTTATTACTGATATTCGGTTCAATCACGGCAGGCATCGCCCAACCGAAAACAATTCCGGAAGAAAGTGCAAAGAAATTAGGTGAAATCCAAATTCTGTATCGCGATAGAATTTGTCCGATGCAAACTTTTGCTAAAGATTTTACTCAAAAACTCTATGGAAAGTCTTCTTACCAATCTTTATCGCCGGAACAAGTCTTAGCGGGATGGTTATTTTTCCCTAACGAATGGAAAGACGAGCCTGTTATCAAGGTTAAAAACAAAGCCGTTCAACAGTATTTAGACTTAGAAAGTAAATATGCATCTTTTTCCGATTTCTTTATTGACGGAAAGATTTATAAACTTGCAACACCGCTCCAAAGGATTCGAATAGGTGAAGATGTTGAAGGGGCAAAAGATTTTATTGCTGCCGATGAAAAGATTCAGTTGATCTTTATGCTTCAAATGGAAACACTATTGAAAGTATTTCCGCAAAACATTTCGGAAGGAGAATTGATCTGGTACAGTCCTTCCGACGATATACCTGTAAATATTCCGGAAAACAAACGTTTACTCATTCAGGGAAGCTTTTCCTTATTGAAAGAATATGCGCAAGAAGAAAGTTGGCACGATTTAAATCATACTTTGGAAAAACTATCTATTTTTCAGAGAAGGTCAGCAGGTAAACTATTACTTTCTCCGCAAAAAGTTTCGGCAGAAAGGGTTTACAATTCCTGCAATGTTGTTAAGCCTATCGCTTTCATTAATTTGTTTATCGGAATTTTTGCTTTGATATATTTTTTCAGAAGAGAAAATAAAAACAATATCAATCGAAAAGATAAAATAATATCCCAGATATTAAACATTATTCTGATAATAAACGGGTTGGTAATTTTATTGATGATAAGTCTGCGAGGATATATCAGCGGAAGGATTCCGCTTGGCAACGGATTCGAAACATTGCAGTTTTTGTCAATCTGCATAATGTTGCTTGCTATCATTTTCCGTAAAAAAATGTTTTTGTCTATTCCTTTCGGGTTTATTTTCTCGGCTTTGGTATTGCTTGTTTCTATGATGGGTTCTGCCAATCCGCAAATTACTCAATTGCAGCCTGTATTGATTTCACCTCTCCTGAGCATTCACGTTTCACTTATTATGATTTCATACACCCTTTTTGCATTTATCGCTTTTAATGCGATAGCGTCATTTATATCTGTTATCAGTTCAAAGCAAAACAATATTGCTAATGTAAATCATAGAATGCTTCAGTTATCGGTTTTCAGCAGAATTTTACTTTACCCCGCACTTTTCTTACTGGCCGCAGGAATTTTTGTAGGAGCAATTTGGGCAGAAGTGAGTTGGGGCACATATTGGTCGTGGGATCCCAAAGAAACTTGGGCACTTATAACCATGATAATTTATGCGTTACCTATTCATAATAAAAGTCTCCCGCTTTTTAACCGTCCGTTCTTCTTTCATTTTTACAGTTTATCAGCTTTGTTGGTTGTGTTAATGACTTATTTCGGAGTGAATTATATTTTAGGCGGTATGCACAGCTATGGTGGTGATATGGGAATGAATGTAATGTTAATTATCGGAGTAATTTTAGTAATCTTTGTAGCGCTTCCTTTATGGGCATATTTGAAATATAGAAAGATGAAAATAACATGTTGA
- a CDS encoding transglycosylase domain-containing protein → MANKNQKKKEKENKNRLKRFILWFWGIFLFLVLIVVLVFVLIWNGKLGFMPSFEELENPKTNLASEIISCDGVIIGKYFYENRTNVSFAELSPELVNALIATEDARFYEHSGIDFRSLGRVAFGILTFNKKGGGSTITQQLAKNLFPREKQSKLNIALIKFKEWVVAVKLERNYSKEEIMAMYFNTVFFGNNAFGIKAASNVYFDKDPIYLNADEAALLVGMLKAPSYYNPRNHYDRAVARRNIVLKQMNKYDYLTNEIYDSLTQVPINMSHFRRIDHTTGLAKHFRELIRKQMTAWCKTHLKEDGSSYNLYSDGLKIYVTIDSRYQKYAEEAVEEYLGGVLQPEFFKHWKGHKYAPFVFNDNVAAKEVQGLLNTAMKRSERYRMMKQDGASQDSIIKAFNTPYKMTVFSWKGDIDTIMTPMDSIRYYKFFLRTGLMSVEPSTGYVKAYACGPDYNHFQYDNVTQMQRQVGSTFKPFVYTLAMQEGNMSPCSRVPNVQVSIPLEDGTFWEPRNDSKDKLGEEVTLKWALANSNNWITGHLIKRYGPEPVIQMTRKMGVKSEIPPYFAISLGTADLSLYEMVGAMNTFANKGVYIEPIFILKITDRNGNLIESFVPNKEEAVDEETAYLMIELMKGVVESGTGVRLINRYALTNPIAGKTGTTQNNSDGWFMGLTPNLVTGVWTGCEDRAAHFRTLALGQGANTALPIWAIYMKKLYADPKINLYKGDFEKPLKPLSVEVDCDKYDKQNQNEDFFDFDDEF, encoded by the coding sequence ATGGCAAATAAAAATCAGAAGAAAAAGGAAAAAGAAAATAAAAACCGGTTAAAAAGGTTTATCCTTTGGTTTTGGGGGATATTTTTGTTTTTAGTTTTGATTGTTGTTTTAGTTTTTGTTTTGATTTGGAATGGAAAATTAGGATTTATGCCTTCATTTGAAGAATTGGAAAATCCGAAAACCAATCTTGCCTCCGAAATTATTTCTTGCGACGGAGTTATAATTGGAAAGTATTTTTATGAGAACCGTACTAATGTTTCTTTTGCCGAATTGTCTCCAGAGTTAGTTAACGCTCTGATTGCTACTGAAGATGCTCGTTTTTACGAACATTCGGGAATTGATTTCCGTTCTTTGGGACGCGTAGCTTTCGGAATCCTTACTTTTAATAAAAAGGGAGGAGGAAGTACAATAACCCAGCAGTTGGCAAAAAATCTTTTTCCACGCGAAAAACAAAGTAAACTGAATATCGCTCTAATTAAGTTTAAAGAGTGGGTTGTTGCTGTAAAACTTGAGAGAAATTACAGCAAAGAGGAAATTATGGCAATGTATTTCAACACAGTGTTTTTTGGAAATAATGCTTTCGGAATTAAAGCCGCTTCCAATGTTTATTTTGATAAAGACCCGATTTATCTTAATGCGGATGAAGCTGCACTTTTGGTTGGAATGTTGAAAGCACCATCATATTATAACCCTAGAAATCATTATGATCGGGCTGTTGCAAGAAGAAATATCGTTTTGAAACAAATGAACAAATATGATTATTTGACAAACGAGATTTATGATTCTCTAACACAGGTTCCGATAAATATGAGTCATTTTAGAAGAATTGATCATACAACAGGATTGGCAAAACATTTTAGAGAGCTTATCAGGAAGCAAATGACGGCTTGGTGTAAAACACATCTTAAGGAAGACGGCAGTTCGTATAATTTATATTCCGACGGGCTAAAGATTTATGTTACAATAGATTCGCGTTATCAGAAATATGCTGAAGAAGCCGTAGAAGAATATTTAGGCGGCGTTTTGCAACCGGAATTTTTTAAACATTGGAAAGGACATAAGTATGCACCTTTTGTTTTTAATGATAATGTTGCTGCCAAAGAAGTTCAGGGTTTGTTGAATACGGCGATGAAAAGAAGCGAACGTTACCGAATGATGAAACAAGACGGTGCATCGCAGGATTCGATTATAAAAGCATTTAATACTCCGTATAAAATGACTGTTTTTTCTTGGAAAGGAGATATAGATACTATTATGACTCCGATGGACTCGATTCGTTATTACAAGTTTTTCTTGAGAACGGGATTAATGTCTGTAGAACCGTCAACAGGTTATGTGAAAGCTTATGCATGCGGTCCGGATTATAATCATTTTCAGTACGATAATGTAACTCAAATGCAACGGCAAGTTGGTTCTACTTTTAAACCTTTTGTTTATACGCTTGCAATGCAGGAAGGAAACATGTCGCCGTGCAGCAGAGTACCTAATGTTCAGGTTAGCATTCCTCTTGAAGACGGAACATTCTGGGAGCCGCGAAACGATTCAAAAGATAAACTTGGCGAAGAAGTTACATTAAAGTGGGCGTTGGCAAACTCTAATAACTGGATAACAGGACATTTAATAAAACGATATGGTCCGGAACCGGTAATACAAATGACAAGGAAAATGGGTGTGAAGTCGGAAATTCCTCCTTATTTTGCAATTTCTTTAGGAACAGCGGATTTATCACTATACGAAATGGTGGGTGCTATGAATACTTTTGCCAATAAAGGAGTTTATATCGAACCTATTTTCATTTTAAAAATTACAGATAGAAACGGAAACTTAATAGAATCATTTGTTCCGAACAAAGAGGAAGCTGTTGATGAAGAAACCGCTTATCTTATGATTGAACTTATGAAAGGCGTTGTTGAATCGGGAACCGGTGTGAGGTTAATAAACCGGTACGCACTTACAAATCCGATCGCCGGCAAAACCGGAACTACACAAAATAATTCGGACGGCTGGTTTATGGGATTAACACCGAATCTTGTAACAGGAGTTTGGACGGGCTGCGAAGACAGAGCAGCGCATTTCAGAACTTTGGCACTCGGACAAGGTGCAAATACCGCCTTGCCTATTTGGGCTATTTATATGAAAAAATTATACGCCGATCCGAAAATAAATTTATATAAAGGAGACTTTGAGAAACCATTAAAACCGCTTTCTGTTGAGGTGGATTGCGATAAATATGATAAGCAAAATCAGAATGAAGACTTCTTCGACTTCGATGACGAATTTTAA
- a CDS encoding glycoside hydrolase family 2 protein gives MNMPISGRYISNSILFTALFVLFGIVFFSCDNKKPAKEIIFFNEAWEFVYDDKNFTANVPGCIHLDLMKHNIIEDPFYRDNEKEVQWVSERNWIYKKSFDKKDIPIADNVKLVFEGLDTYANVYINGELIKCEDSEFSAFNMFREWKYDFPENIKDTDNELLIEFFQPAEIDGKKAAQLDYQLPDERAFTRKAPYQSGWDWGPVLITSGIWKPVYFEAWNNIKINTFQVYTESVEDNKAILKLITELQSDLSERVDVNIFINDKKITSSKKNILEGNNVIEFFAEIENPKLWWPNGLGEQNMYEIKIMIGDSDYYDVAEQKIGIRTIELVTDKDEIGSKFEFHVNGIPVFMKGANYIPSESFPVNRSKESHYKLIEDCKNSNFNMLRIWGGGIYEDDEFYDSCDELGILIWQDFIFACALYPGDEEFQKNVEIEAKEQILRLRNHPCIALWCGNNEVKNGWEDWGWQNDYTPAQREEIYLAYETLFHKILAEAVKQYDPKISYHSSSPLWGWGHKECCTEGDSHYWGVWWGELPFEIWKEKTGRFMSEFGFQSYPDFSSVKKFTVEEDWNINSQVMRNHQKHGRGIEIITNYMEKYFGVPEKFEDYLYVSQLLQAYGVGDALETHRIRTPHCMGTLYWQINDCWPVASWSSIDYYGNKKALYYTAKNIFEEIILASEMQSDTLAVYLVSDLLEDINGQLVIEVVDFFGNVLRKDIVNYVTAASNTSSRVCYYPIRRDFTAKADELFVLLSFTGDNQDVKLTKVQYLTYPKNLKLPESEINLSIQKTKNGYTINVKSGVLSKNIYISSSENGEFSDNYFDLLPNSEKIITFTPENNIEPIFKIKSYSDAF, from the coding sequence ATGAACATGCCAATTTCCGGAAGATATATTAGTAACTCTATTCTGTTTACTGCTTTATTTGTATTGTTTGGGATAGTTTTTTTCTCATGTGATAATAAAAAACCCGCTAAGGAAATAATATTTTTTAATGAAGCTTGGGAATTTGTTTATGATGACAAAAATTTTACTGCTAATGTGCCCGGTTGTATTCATCTTGATTTGATGAAACACAATATTATTGAAGATCCGTTTTATCGTGATAATGAAAAAGAAGTTCAATGGGTTTCGGAAAGAAATTGGATTTATAAAAAATCGTTTGATAAAAAAGATATTCCAATTGCCGATAATGTTAAACTTGTTTTTGAAGGACTTGATACTTACGCGAATGTTTATATTAACGGAGAATTGATAAAGTGCGAAGATTCTGAGTTTTCTGCTTTCAATATGTTTAGAGAATGGAAATATGATTTTCCTGAAAATATTAAAGATACGGATAATGAATTATTAATCGAATTTTTTCAACCGGCGGAAATTGACGGAAAAAAAGCGGCTCAATTAGATTATCAACTTCCCGACGAAAGAGCTTTTACACGTAAAGCCCCATATCAATCGGGTTGGGATTGGGGACCGGTTTTGATTACAAGCGGAATTTGGAAACCGGTTTATTTTGAAGCTTGGAATAACATCAAAATAAACACTTTCCAAGTCTATACGGAATCTGTCGAAGATAATAAAGCTATCCTAAAATTAATAACCGAGCTCCAATCGGATTTATCCGAAAGGGTTGATGTTAATATTTTTATTAACGATAAAAAAATAACTTCAAGCAAAAAAAATATTTTGGAAGGAAATAATGTCATCGAATTTTTTGCTGAAATTGAAAATCCGAAACTTTGGTGGCCAAACGGATTGGGAGAACAAAATATGTACGAAATAAAAATAATGATTGGAGATTCAGATTATTATGATGTTGCTGAGCAGAAAATAGGGATTCGTACAATTGAACTTGTTACAGACAAAGATGAAATAGGCTCGAAATTCGAGTTTCATGTTAATGGAATTCCCGTTTTTATGAAAGGTGCGAATTATATTCCGTCTGAAAGTTTTCCTGTTAATAGAAGTAAAGAAAGTCATTACAAACTTATTGAAGATTGTAAAAATTCGAATTTTAACATGTTGCGCATTTGGGGCGGCGGTATTTATGAAGATGATGAGTTTTACGATTCCTGCGACGAACTCGGAATTTTAATTTGGCAAGATTTTATCTTTGCTTGCGCTCTTTATCCAGGTGATGAAGAATTTCAGAAGAATGTCGAAATCGAAGCAAAAGAACAGATTCTTCGTTTGAGAAATCATCCGTGTATTGCTTTGTGGTGTGGAAATAATGAAGTAAAAAACGGCTGGGAAGATTGGGGTTGGCAAAACGATTACACTCCTGCCCAACGTGAGGAAATTTACTTAGCTTATGAAACACTTTTTCATAAAATATTAGCAGAAGCGGTTAAACAATACGATCCGAAAATTTCCTATCATTCTTCTTCTCCTTTGTGGGGTTGGGGGCATAAAGAATGCTGTACCGAAGGAGATTCACACTACTGGGGTGTTTGGTGGGGCGAACTGCCTTTCGAAATATGGAAAGAAAAAACAGGCAGGTTTATGTCGGAATTCGGATTCCAATCATATCCCGATTTTTCATCGGTAAAAAAATTCACCGTCGAAGAAGATTGGAATATAAATTCTCAGGTGATGAGAAATCATCAGAAACACGGAAGGGGAATTGAAATCATTACCAATTATATGGAAAAGTATTTCGGTGTACCTGAAAAATTTGAAGATTATCTTTATGTTAGTCAGTTGTTGCAAGCATACGGTGTAGGTGATGCTTTGGAAACTCACAGAATCAGAACGCCGCATTGTATGGGAACCTTATATTGGCAAATCAACGATTGCTGGCCGGTGGCTTCATGGAGTAGTATAGATTATTACGGCAATAAAAAAGCATTGTATTATACTGCGAAAAATATATTTGAGGAAATCATTCTTGCAAGCGAAATGCAATCGGATACGCTTGCTGTTTATTTGGTTTCCGATTTACTCGAAGATATTAACGGACAACTTGTAATTGAAGTTGTAGATTTTTTCGGAAATGTTTTAAGAAAAGATATTGTTAATTATGTTACAGCCGCAAGTAATACTTCATCAAGAGTTTGTTATTATCCTATCCGTAGAGATTTTACGGCTAAAGCTGATGAACTATTTGTTCTGTTGAGTTTTACAGGTGACAATCAGGATGTCAAATTAACAAAAGTGCAATATCTTACCTATCCTAAAAACTTAAAATTGCCAGAATCCGAAATTAATCTTTCGATTCAAAAAACAAAAAATGGATATACCATAAACGTCAAAAGTGGCGTTTTATCTAAGAATATTTATATTAGTTCTTCGGAAAACGGTGAATTTTCAGATAATTATTTTGATCTTCTGCCGAATTCAGAGAAAATTATTACCTTTACTCCCGAAAATAATATAGAGCCTATTTTTAAAATTAAGTCATATTCAGATGCTTTTTAG
- a CDS encoding alpha amylase C-terminal domain-containing protein, whose protein sequence is MTNFKIVENDPYLSDYQKQFSERFSAYDLKEKELIKDVDSLNDFANGYLFFGCHKTSEKWIFREWAPNATEIFLVGEHSGWRVLPEFAFRKMGDYWELQVEIEVLQHGYLYRLLIRWDGGEGERIPAWATRVVQDEATKVFNAQIWNPKKEYKWKYSQPESEHFYPIIYEAHVGMAQEIPKVNSFTDFKDNVLPRIVAGGYNTIQLMAIQEHPYYGSFGYHVSSFFAVSSRFGTPEELKELIDTAHEHGLKVIMDLVHSHAVKNEIEGLARYDGTEYQFFHCGNKGNHPAWDSKCFDYGKNEVLHFLLSNCKFWLQEYKFDGFRFDGITSMLYEHHGLDKNFTSYNQYFDGSVDINACVYLMLANKLIHQVNFDAITIAEEMSGMPGLAAEIDDGGFGFDYRLAMGVPDYWIKLVKEVKDELWDVSNIYYELTNHRADEKTISYLESHDQAIVGDKTMIFRLIDKYMYNSMSISSKNFIVDRGIALHKIMRLITIATAGAGYLNFMGNEFGHPEWIDFPRQGNKWSYQYARRQWSLVDNKSLRYYMLADFDTTMINMVIEKNIFKENFPYKIYEHCKDQVLAFVRNEILFVFNFNPNKSFEDYKFNTAPGKYKVILNTDNIDFNGFGRIDENIYHFTQAKGSKNFISLYLPARTGIVLVKK, encoded by the coding sequence ATGACGAATTTTAAAATCGTTGAAAACGACCCTTATCTTTCAGATTATCAAAAACAATTTTCTGAAAGGTTCTCTGCTTATGATTTGAAAGAAAAAGAATTGATAAAAGATGTAGATTCTTTAAATGATTTTGCTAACGGATATTTATTTTTCGGCTGTCATAAAACTTCTGAAAAATGGATTTTTAGGGAATGGGCACCTAATGCTACGGAAATTTTTTTGGTAGGAGAACACTCAGGCTGGCGCGTTTTACCTGAATTTGCTTTCAGAAAAATGGGCGATTATTGGGAATTGCAGGTCGAAATAGAAGTTTTGCAACACGGATATCTTTACAGGTTATTAATCAGATGGGATGGCGGTGAAGGTGAAAGAATTCCGGCTTGGGCTACACGGGTAGTTCAAGATGAAGCAACGAAAGTTTTTAATGCACAGATTTGGAATCCTAAGAAAGAATATAAATGGAAATACTCTCAGCCTGAGAGCGAACATTTTTATCCGATAATTTATGAAGCACACGTAGGTATGGCACAAGAAATACCGAAAGTAAATTCGTTTACCGATTTTAAAGATAATGTTCTTCCCAGAATTGTTGCCGGCGGTTATAACACTATTCAACTTATGGCAATTCAAGAACATCCGTATTACGGCTCTTTCGGATATCATGTTTCGAGTTTTTTTGCAGTTTCATCGCGTTTCGGAACGCCGGAGGAGTTGAAGGAGTTGATTGATACGGCTCATGAACACGGATTGAAAGTTATTATGGATTTGGTTCATTCTCATGCTGTAAAAAATGAAATTGAAGGACTTGCCAGATATGACGGAACAGAGTATCAATTTTTTCATTGCGGCAACAAAGGAAATCATCCTGCCTGGGACTCTAAATGTTTTGATTACGGTAAAAATGAGGTTCTTCATTTCCTTTTATCGAACTGTAAATTTTGGTTGCAAGAATATAAATTCGATGGGTTTCGTTTCGATGGAATAACAAGCATGCTTTACGAACATCACGGATTAGATAAAAATTTCACTTCATATAATCAATATTTCGATGGCTCAGTAGATATTAATGCTTGTGTGTATCTGATGCTTGCAAATAAACTGATACATCAGGTTAATTTTGATGCGATAACAATTGCGGAAGAAATGAGCGGTATGCCCGGACTTGCCGCAGAGATTGATGATGGCGGTTTCGGATTTGATTATAGGCTTGCAATGGGTGTTCCCGATTATTGGATAAAATTGGTTAAAGAAGTTAAAGACGAACTTTGGGATGTAAGTAATATATATTACGAACTTACAAACCATCGTGCCGATGAGAAAACAATTTCATATTTGGAATCTCATGATCAAGCTATTGTCGGAGATAAAACCATGATATTCCGTTTGATAGATAAATATATGTATAATTCGATGTCAATCAGCAGTAAGAATTTTATTGTTGATAGGGGAATCGCTTTACATAAGATAATGAGATTAATTACAATAGCGACCGCCGGAGCAGGATACTTAAATTTTATGGGCAATGAATTCGGCCATCCGGAATGGATAGATTTTCCCAGACAAGGTAATAAATGGTCGTACCAATACGCACGCAGACAATGGTCGCTGGTCGATAACAAAAGTTTAAGATACTATATGCTTGCCGACTTTGACACGACTATGATAAATATGGTTATTGAGAAAAATATTTTTAAAGAAAATTTTCCGTATAAAATTTACGAACATTGTAAAGATCAGGTTTTGGCATTTGTTCGTAACGAAATTTTATTTGTCTTCAATTTCAATCCCAATAAATCATTCGAAGATTATAAATTCAACACAGCACCCGGGAAATATAAAGTTATATTAAATACCGATAATATTGATTTTAATGGTTTCGGCAGGATAGATGAAAATATCTATCATTTTACCCAAGCCAAAGGCAGTAAGAATTTCATAAGTTTATATTTACCCGCGAGAACGGGAATCGTGCTTGTTAAAAAGTAG